A genomic segment from Pyrodictium occultum encodes:
- a CDS encoding STN domain-containing protein codes for MAGPSRRRRVVDEILRRPDPSGRYVIVVRRTSTSWEELKKLLKGYGLEVEEAGDVVILRTRSRRIAREVALQALKMGILDSG; via the coding sequence ATGGCCGGGCCGAGTCGCAGAAGGAGAGTGGTCGATGAGATCCTGCGGAGACCCGACCCGAGTGGCCGCTACGTCATAGTTGTGAGGAGAACTAGTACGAGCTGGGAGGAGCTAAAGAAGCTGCTAAAGGGATATGGCCTAGAGGTAGAGGAGGCGGGCGACGTGGTGATACTGAGAACTAGGTCGAGGCGCATCGCCCGGGAGGTGGCGCTGCAGGCGCTAAAGATGGGGATACTGGATTCCGGCTAG